The following proteins come from a genomic window of Timaviella obliquedivisa GSE-PSE-MK23-08B:
- the fbp gene encoding class 1 fructose-bisphosphatase, whose protein sequence is MTDIEQPLDLTRQYALDRDCTTLSRHVLQQLHSFSADAQDLSALMSRIALAGKFIARRLSSAGLIEDALGFTGQENVQGEAVKKMDVYTNQVFISVFEQSGLVCRLASEEMEKPYYIPENCPIGRYTLLYDPLDGSSNVDVNLNVGSIFSIRKQEGEDLGGTAQDLLQAGRKQVGAGYILYGPSTILVYSIGTGVHAFILDPSLGEFILAQENIQIPNHGPVYSVNEGNFWQWDEPLRDYIRYVHRHEGYTARYGGALVGDFHRILFQGGVFLYPGTVKQPEGKLRLLYESAPMAYLIEQAGGRATTGRQEIMDVIPEKIHARSPLIIGSREDVALVESFIHERDRE, encoded by the coding sequence ATGACTGACATTGAGCAACCGTTAGACCTTACTCGTCAATATGCCCTCGATCGCGATTGCACCACCCTTTCGCGCCACGTTCTTCAGCAACTCCATAGTTTCTCAGCCGATGCGCAAGACCTGAGTGCGCTCATGAGCCGGATTGCCCTAGCCGGAAAGTTCATTGCTCGTCGCCTTAGCAGCGCTGGCTTAATTGAAGACGCGCTGGGCTTTACGGGGCAGGAGAACGTCCAGGGCGAAGCAGTCAAAAAGATGGATGTTTACACCAACCAGGTGTTTATCTCGGTGTTCGAGCAGAGTGGACTGGTCTGCCGCTTGGCTTCTGAGGAAATGGAGAAGCCTTACTACATTCCCGAAAACTGTCCTATAGGTCGCTATACGTTGCTTTATGATCCCTTAGACGGATCATCTAATGTGGATGTCAATCTGAACGTTGGCTCAATTTTTTCAATTCGGAAGCAAGAGGGCGAAGATTTGGGTGGGACTGCCCAAGATTTGCTTCAAGCAGGGCGCAAACAAGTTGGAGCAGGCTATATTCTCTACGGACCCAGCACGATACTGGTTTATTCAATTGGTACGGGCGTTCATGCTTTCATCCTAGACCCCAGTTTGGGCGAGTTTATTTTGGCGCAGGAAAACATTCAAATTCCTAACCACGGTCCTGTTTACAGTGTCAACGAAGGCAACTTCTGGCAATGGGACGAGCCGCTGCGAGACTATATCCGCTACGTTCATCGGCATGAGGGCTATACTGCCCGCTATGGGGGAGCGCTGGTGGGAGACTTCCACCGAATTTTATTCCAGGGCGGCGTTTTTCTCTATCCTGGAACTGTTAAACAGCCAGAAGGTAAGTTGCGATTATTATATGAGTCTGCACCCATGGCTTATTTGATTGAGCAAGCGGGTGGCAGAGCCACAACCGGAAGGCAAGAAATTATGGATGTGATTCCTGAAAAAATTCATGCCCGATCGCCCCTCATTATTGGCAGTCGAGAAGATGTGGCATTAGTTGAATCTTTTATTCATGAGCGCGACCGCGAATAA